In Blastopirellula sediminis, the following proteins share a genomic window:
- the hpf gene encoding ribosome hibernation-promoting factor, HPF/YfiA family, giving the protein MQVNISTRHGHLSTDSQETISEKVQKLTRLFERITSVDVTVDLEHNDKPGVELRVTAERTDDFVAADSCSSLLGALDNTIHKMEQQLRKHKERLKDHRGPGLKDQAAASSPDSEA; this is encoded by the coding sequence GTGCAAGTCAATATTTCTACGCGACATGGCCATTTGAGCACGGACTCGCAAGAGACGATTTCCGAAAAAGTACAGAAGCTGACCCGCTTGTTTGAGCGCATCACTTCAGTTGACGTCACCGTCGACCTGGAGCACAACGACAAGCCGGGCGTGGAACTCCGTGTTACGGCCGAACGAACCGACGATTTCGTCGCCGCCGATAGCTGCTCGAGCCTGCTCGGAGCGCTAGACAACACGATCCACAAGATGGAACAGCAACTCCGCAAACACAAAGAGCGGCTGAAAGACCATCGCGGCCCCGGTCTGAAAGATCAGGCCGCCGCTAGCAGCCCCGATTCCGAAGCCTAA
- a CDS encoding PTS sugar transporter subunit IIA: MKFADFICVNGIKPELAAQDKEGVIRELAESLVAAGAIQAENVDGIIKAIMKREELGSTGIGRGIAVPHTKHPSVETLVGTVGVSSTGVEFSSLDGEKVHLFFLLVSPPDRPGDHLRALENISRQLRDDMFCKFLKQSKTVPDIQQLLEEADNNQFGS, encoded by the coding sequence GTGAAGTTTGCTGACTTCATTTGCGTCAATGGGATCAAACCCGAGCTGGCCGCCCAAGACAAGGAAGGGGTCATCCGCGAACTCGCGGAGAGCCTCGTCGCCGCTGGAGCGATCCAAGCCGAGAACGTCGACGGCATCATCAAAGCGATCATGAAGCGTGAGGAGCTCGGCAGCACGGGCATCGGCCGCGGAATCGCCGTCCCTCACACCAAGCACCCGAGCGTCGAAACGCTGGTCGGCACCGTCGGCGTAAGCAGCACTGGGGTCGAATTCAGCAGCCTGGATGGAGAGAAAGTCCATCTCTTTTTCTTGCTGGTCTCGCCTCCCGATCGCCCCGGCGACCACCTGCGAGCGCTCGAAAACATCTCGCGTCAACTGCGAGACGACATGTTCTGCAAGTTCCTGAAGCAGTCGAAGACCGTCCCGGACATTCAGCAACTGCTGGAAGAAGCGGACAACAATCAATTCGGCTCGTAA
- a CDS encoding HPr family phosphocarrier protein, translating to MTHQQATRRIVIKNQQGLHARPADAFVKLANQFQSNIEIERDTLRVSGKSILDLLTLVAEQGVQLTIIAIGPDAETAVDALAALVDSFVEEDDQPDIQPD from the coding sequence ATGACCCATCAGCAAGCGACTCGACGAATCGTAATCAAAAATCAGCAGGGGCTGCATGCGCGTCCTGCCGACGCTTTCGTCAAACTAGCGAATCAGTTTCAATCGAATATCGAGATTGAACGCGATACGCTACGCGTCAGCGGCAAAAGCATTCTCGACCTGCTGACCCTTGTCGCCGAACAAGGGGTGCAGTTGACGATTATCGCCATCGGTCCTGACGCCGAAACTGCGGTCGACGCCTTGGCGGCGCTGGTCGATTCGTTCGTCGAAGAAGACGATCAGCCTGACATTCAACCCGACTGA